The Deinococcus apachensis DSM 19763 genome includes a region encoding these proteins:
- a CDS encoding DUF11 domain-containing protein — translation MKHVPLALLLPGLLVAAVSLGAQAQTVPASTPAGTQITNQASATFDPVLSGGPTTAVSNIVSTVVQAVCAVSVAPNGTAQAPGQTVDLLPGENTVFHYTVVNSGNDRFTLPLSARTEGGGAFAPGLRVVLDTDGNGVLDAGEGEVNAVTLGAGESASVLLVVGTGANDRNDTFVNLVASCAGGQEDADNVSRVHVGPPPLLTAQKSFSPALVRPGTETTVTVTTRNTGQGESREVVLSDPLTDQAAQGLLFVPGSAGTTSGVIEYTADGVTWGAAEPAHVRGVRVRGATLAPGAQLTLTFRMRATGAAENHVIPNVATAVTGGQSVQAGASADVRYQPAVALGPVGTPEVPENTPADTQAKPFAVVGQQVCFDHTLKNTGDVRDLFTVTATYPQGGAQARFLGADGQPLVQPVALDPAGTALVHVCYDATQAEPLEALLTATGARGTSNTTRNLIGAVEAGLPELVKTVSPDPTRTVAQWDTLTYTLKVRNPYTRALTGVRVSDPLPAHVDFVSASDGGVASGQPEAQVVDWAVETLAPGETRAFTVTARVSPRAVDGEALRNVFNLVSTELPTPLPSNEVISPVWNAALRVTKAVSSTQVTPGDRLTYTLGIHNLSATTAIEKAVVTDTPAPGLSYLPGTSTLGGKPLPDPTITNGVLRWEIGTLPANGGAEVTYQTRVTPQATGDLLNRVEVVGEGAGGVARAIASNVATAVTHVNLLTVAPLGEILGTVFVDRNRNGLFDPGLDTPVERARVLLAGGRLALTDGAGRYHFAGVPFGTQALRLDPNTTSYLPLNVPQDGGLGGTRTVQVRGLTGVDFPLAPLGGDIAATRRTTLTVGGLRVEKSVRASDQGYQVTLRLSAPASLPGLDLEDPLPAGATLQEGRNTFGGSLMPGETTLTYRFTFDGEPGAAVTDPVVHWRN, via the coding sequence TTGAAACACGTTCCCCTCGCCCTGCTCCTGCCTGGCCTGCTGGTGGCCGCCGTTTCCCTCGGAGCGCAGGCCCAGACGGTTCCGGCTAGCACCCCCGCCGGAACCCAGATCACGAACCAGGCGTCGGCCACCTTCGATCCCGTCCTGTCCGGCGGCCCCACGACCGCCGTGTCCAATATCGTGAGCACGGTTGTGCAGGCGGTGTGTGCGGTCAGTGTGGCGCCGAATGGCACTGCGCAGGCGCCTGGCCAGACGGTGGACCTGCTCCCGGGCGAGAACACAGTCTTCCACTACACAGTGGTGAACAGCGGCAACGACCGCTTCACCCTGCCGCTTTCGGCCCGGACGGAGGGGGGCGGCGCCTTCGCCCCTGGCCTGCGCGTGGTGCTGGATACTGATGGGAACGGTGTCTTGGACGCTGGTGAAGGTGAAGTCAATGCGGTGACGCTCGGGGCGGGCGAGAGTGCCAGCGTGCTCCTCGTCGTGGGGACTGGGGCCAACGACCGGAACGACACCTTTGTCAATCTCGTGGCGAGCTGCGCGGGCGGGCAGGAGGACGCGGACAACGTGAGCCGGGTCCACGTCGGCCCGCCCCCGCTGCTGACGGCGCAGAAGAGCTTCAGCCCGGCCCTGGTGCGCCCCGGCACGGAGACGACCGTGACTGTCACGACCCGCAACACCGGCCAGGGCGAGAGCCGGGAGGTCGTGCTCAGCGATCCCCTGACGGATCAGGCCGCGCAGGGCCTGCTCTTCGTGCCCGGCAGCGCGGGGACGACCTCCGGCGTGATCGAGTACACCGCCGACGGCGTGACCTGGGGCGCGGCGGAACCGGCTCATGTGCGTGGGGTGCGGGTGCGGGGGGCCACTCTCGCGCCGGGGGCGCAGCTCACGCTGACCTTCCGCATGCGGGCGACCGGGGCGGCAGAGAACCACGTCATCCCCAATGTCGCCACGGCGGTCACCGGGGGGCAGAGCGTGCAGGCTGGCGCCAGCGCGGACGTGCGCTACCAGCCTGCGGTGGCCCTCGGCCCCGTGGGCACGCCCGAGGTGCCCGAGAACACTCCGGCCGACACCCAGGCCAAACCCTTCGCGGTCGTGGGGCAGCAGGTGTGCTTCGACCACACCCTTAAGAACACCGGCGACGTGCGCGACCTCTTCACCGTCACCGCGACGTATCCCCAGGGAGGCGCGCAGGCCCGTTTCCTGGGAGCGGATGGTCAGCCGCTCGTGCAGCCCGTGGCGCTCGACCCCGCCGGGACGGCCCTGGTTCACGTGTGCTACGACGCCACGCAGGCTGAGCCGCTGGAGGCCCTGCTGACCGCGACGGGGGCGCGGGGTACGAGCAACACCACCCGCAACCTGATTGGGGCAGTCGAGGCGGGCCTGCCCGAACTTGTCAAGACGGTCTCGCCGGACCCCACGCGCACCGTCGCGCAGTGGGACACGCTGACCTACACCCTGAAGGTCCGCAACCCCTACACCCGCGCCCTGACCGGCGTGCGGGTGAGTGACCCCCTGCCCGCCCATGTGGACTTCGTCTCCGCGTCGGACGGCGGCGTGGCGAGCGGCCAGCCCGAGGCGCAGGTCGTGGACTGGGCGGTGGAGACCCTCGCGCCCGGCGAGACCCGCGCCTTCACCGTGACGGCCCGAGTGAGCCCCCGCGCGGTGGACGGCGAGGCGCTGAGGAACGTCTTCAACCTGGTCTCGACCGAATTGCCCACGCCCCTCCCCAGCAATGAGGTGATCAGCCCGGTGTGGAATGCCGCCCTGCGGGTGACCAAGGCTGTGAGCAGCACGCAGGTCACGCCCGGCGACCGCCTGACGTACACCTTGGGGATTCACAATCTCTCCGCCACGACCGCCATCGAGAAGGCCGTCGTCACCGACACGCCCGCCCCGGGCCTGAGCTACCTCCCGGGCACGAGCACCCTAGGCGGGAAGCCCCTCCCCGACCCCACGATCACGAACGGAGTGCTGCGCTGGGAGATCGGCACCCTGCCCGCGAACGGGGGCGCCGAGGTGACCTACCAGACCCGCGTGACGCCGCAGGCAACCGGCGATCTGCTCAACCGGGTGGAGGTCGTCGGCGAGGGGGCGGGCGGCGTGGCCCGGGCCATTGCCAGCAACGTCGCCACCGCCGTCACGCACGTGAACCTGCTTACCGTTGCCCCGCTGGGCGAGATCCTGGGCACCGTCTTCGTGGACCGCAACCGCAACGGCCTGTTCGACCCGGGGCTGGACACACCGGTCGAGCGCGCCCGCGTCCTGCTCGCGGGGGGACGTCTCGCCCTCACGGACGGGGCCGGGCGCTACCACTTCGCGGGGGTTCCGTTCGGGACGCAGGCCCTGCGGCTGGACCCCAACACCACGTCCTACCTCCCCCTGAACGTACCCCAGGACGGTGGGCTGGGTGGCACCCGCACCGTGCAGGTCCGCGGCCTGACGGGTGTGGACTTCCCGCTCGCGCCTCTGGGCGGGGACATTGCCGCTACCCGGCGCACCACCCTGACGGTGGGCGGGCTGCGCGTCGAGAAGAGCGTGCGGGCCAGCGACCAGGGCTACCAGGTGACGCTGCGGCTGAGCGCGCCCGCGTCCCTGCCGGGCCTCGACCTGGAAGACCCGCTACCTGCGGGCGCGACCTTGCAAGAAGGCCGTAATACCTTCGGCGGCAGCCTGATGCCCGGGGAGACGACCCTGACCTACCGCTTCACCTTCGACGGTGAGCCGGGGGCCGCCGTGACCGACCCGGTCGTCCACTGGAGAAATTGA
- a CDS encoding DUF11 domain-containing protein codes for MNAGLKYAIATLTALIVSGPASAQAVSTSLPLTTVGDRLLWSVGDQDLTLDVAVGGQVRLDLYSPRLDPADYRAATSYGDEGYGGAGEEVVTTFVLRRADGQELLRRAFPPGPHAWETLLNQELPAGQYRLEAVTQGNGKNTFALRLSGVSAAVSTARPTVNVRSRDWVPALTVTSAGPGDTLRLYDGDGPGEMEARLRDGQGRVTPLPVSAALAWADLPLPGAGTYTVELRQPEAARQYSNAVSFALTRQGVPEPITISRVDQTGLLRVAAELVLPGGVSPTRVDLTIGGTGLQVDGRAEARLPAGEYPVKAAQVAGAQVSVDRPSVRVPLGGSGDVLVQVRPQVALALTSDKTEVCEGDTVTLTARASTGYAGDLPLDLGVDAPELKLDGEGRLQGTLSAARPGELRVTGTVTRPGPLAVTARLAPWGQTQALSLVVRPDATTLQLARLPLADARVGDEVEVRLRVTNTGSQPTPYTLLDTLGAGLTALSSPSFTGTLAGGETRELSYRARVDAPGTADLEARLETPGCPRPQTARGNLQAAAPVPTVQTLPVPEQPARASTVLLPFDAPVQARELVIAHAVPVAATYVPGSGRLDDRPLPDPLRGPSGTLYWVLPGQTRGVLTYDLAHTSPLGELARPSLLVRLAGDRSETLMGRIDEADLKAAQPLAAETAEENPGPIKLPLAGSVIRLRDRINVVIEVPQGERPALTVNGTPVGEDRLGTEVQDSVRGVQRLTYVGVPLKPGPNVLRAGAEEVRVTLAGGTARVEVTPEALVADGSTPLRLKIRTLDAFGTPSGQSSLTVRSSLEPRTPDVVPGEAGYQVRLENGEGVLELQPQSAPGALRLDVLQGDEVQTWRYEVTPDRGRVGVGILSATLGLDGHLDAGDLSWRARGYVETPVGEGKLYAAADRDGLPGTDNPNVRAPVYGDASTEETPLQGIDPVAAVYDHPAFRAAYRSAPLPVSVLPVGEQLTALTVTTKGTPAVSAFVAAVPGDRVSGVEVTPSGTRILRLPDGGLVDSSETLEVVTRERGTGKELGRRILVRNVDYTVDYPTGIVTLVRALDRVDENFNDVRVLASYRLVGKTAGRSLAYGAQIQQQGETYSVGAAVVNLDGRTTFGVRGTFDDGTTRADTRLASSGGLQASADLQTRVGNGPASFRVRYQDASYAGLAPFAVGLSVGGSYSARLGGNLNATLDGEYHRTPTSTGGSVTARADSRFGPFSVGGGLKSAFGDTAGLGAVLGAGYHQKPLDVDVAHTQPLSGNLDPVTTFNVRYRLNDQVTLGLKDEVTWGKSQTAVLSLDTTLGRTNYAVGYELPTASGAGNRARFGVSTSLPLNDRTTLGLRGSALYDVGAGQAELAGGADLNYKAETFSVAGGVDLTLKGGQANAVLRGGITGSVTSNLTLTADGLVAFGMGGNGQRLALGYAYRNRTLNSLGYARLVRGTLAGNNPELSTGLSAEYRQPTWAVRGGVDTRTLLNDSGSFTAQASLGGTAYLTDRFGVGAWGRLLTQPSTDTTLLGYGLEASARALPGTWLTAGYNFKGFEGLPSAGTYTKQGAYLRLDLTLDETVGGRK; via the coding sequence GTGAACGCAGGTCTGAAATACGCCATCGCCACCCTGACCGCCCTGATCGTCTCGGGTCCCGCCTCGGCGCAGGCTGTCAGCACCAGCCTGCCCCTCACCACCGTGGGGGACCGGCTGCTGTGGTCGGTGGGCGACCAGGACCTGACCCTCGACGTGGCCGTGGGGGGGCAGGTGCGCCTTGACCTGTACTCCCCCCGCCTCGACCCCGCCGACTACCGCGCCGCCACGTCCTACGGCGACGAGGGGTACGGCGGGGCGGGGGAGGAGGTCGTCACCACCTTCGTCCTGCGCCGCGCCGACGGGCAGGAGCTGCTGCGGCGTGCCTTCCCGCCCGGCCCCCACGCCTGGGAGACCTTGCTCAATCAGGAGCTGCCCGCCGGGCAGTACCGCCTGGAGGCGGTCACGCAGGGGAATGGCAAGAACACCTTCGCCCTGCGGCTCAGCGGCGTGAGCGCCGCCGTGAGCACCGCGCGGCCCACCGTCAACGTCCGATCGCGCGACTGGGTGCCCGCCCTGACCGTGACCTCCGCGGGACCCGGCGACACGCTGCGGCTGTACGACGGTGACGGTCCCGGGGAGATGGAGGCCCGGCTGCGCGACGGGCAGGGGAGGGTCACGCCCCTGCCCGTAAGTGCGGCCCTCGCCTGGGCCGACCTGCCGCTGCCCGGGGCCGGGACGTACACGGTCGAGCTGCGCCAGCCGGAGGCGGCGCGGCAGTACAGCAATGCGGTGAGCTTCGCCCTGACCCGCCAGGGCGTCCCCGAGCCCATCACGATCAGCCGGGTGGACCAGACCGGCCTGCTGCGGGTGGCCGCCGAGCTCGTGCTGCCGGGCGGCGTGAGCCCCACCCGCGTGGACCTGACCATAGGCGGGACGGGCTTGCAGGTGGACGGCCGCGCTGAGGCGCGTCTTCCGGCGGGGGAGTACCCCGTGAAGGCTGCCCAGGTCGCGGGGGCGCAGGTCAGCGTGGACCGTCCCAGCGTCCGCGTGCCCCTGGGCGGCAGCGGGGACGTGCTGGTGCAGGTGCGCCCCCAGGTCGCGCTCGCGCTGACAAGTGACAAGACCGAGGTGTGCGAGGGCGACACCGTCACCTTGACCGCCCGCGCGAGCACGGGCTACGCGGGCGACCTGCCGCTTGACCTGGGCGTGGACGCGCCCGAGCTGAAGTTGGACGGCGAAGGCCGCCTCCAGGGCACCCTCAGCGCTGCCCGGCCCGGCGAACTGCGGGTGACGGGGACGGTCACCCGACCCGGCCCGCTCGCCGTCACCGCGCGTCTCGCTCCCTGGGGCCAGACCCAGGCCCTGAGCCTGGTTGTGCGGCCCGACGCGACAACCCTCCAGCTCGCCCGGCTGCCCCTGGCGGACGCGCGGGTGGGCGATGAGGTGGAGGTCCGGCTGCGGGTGACGAACACGGGGAGCCAGCCCACTCCCTACACGCTGCTCGACACGCTGGGGGCGGGCCTGACCGCGCTGAGTTCGCCGAGCTTCACCGGCACGCTGGCGGGCGGCGAAACCCGCGAGCTGAGTTACCGCGCCCGGGTGGACGCCCCCGGCACCGCTGACCTGGAGGCCCGACTGGAGACGCCGGGGTGCCCCCGCCCGCAGACCGCGCGGGGCAACTTGCAGGCCGCCGCCCCGGTGCCGACCGTCCAGACACTCCCTGTCCCCGAGCAGCCCGCACGGGCGAGCACCGTCCTGCTCCCCTTCGACGCACCTGTCCAAGCCCGCGAACTGGTGATCGCGCATGCCGTACCCGTCGCGGCGACCTATGTGCCCGGGAGTGGGCGGCTGGATGACCGGCCCCTCCCCGACCCCCTGCGTGGGCCGAGCGGGACCCTGTACTGGGTCCTCCCCGGGCAGACGCGCGGGGTGTTGACCTACGACCTCGCGCACACTTCCCCGCTCGGGGAGCTGGCCCGGCCATCGCTGCTCGTTCGCCTCGCGGGGGACCGCAGCGAGACGCTGATGGGCCGGATCGACGAGGCCGACTTGAAGGCCGCTCAGCCCCTTGCCGCCGAGACCGCCGAGGAGAACCCGGGCCCGATCAAGCTGCCCCTGGCGGGGAGCGTGATCCGGCTGCGTGACCGCATCAACGTGGTCATCGAGGTGCCCCAGGGGGAGCGCCCGGCTCTGACGGTGAACGGCACCCCCGTGGGCGAGGACCGCCTGGGCACCGAGGTCCAGGACAGCGTGCGCGGGGTTCAGCGCCTCACCTACGTGGGCGTGCCGCTGAAACCCGGCCCGAACGTGCTGCGCGCGGGGGCGGAGGAGGTGCGCGTCACGCTCGCGGGCGGCACCGCCCGGGTGGAGGTCACCCCCGAAGCCCTGGTCGCTGACGGCAGCACGCCGCTGCGTCTGAAGATCCGCACGCTCGACGCCTTCGGAACGCCCTCCGGGCAGTCCAGCCTGACGGTGCGCTCCAGCTTGGAGCCGCGCACGCCCGACGTCGTCCCCGGCGAGGCGGGCTATCAGGTCCGCTTGGAGAACGGCGAGGGCGTCCTCGAACTCCAGCCACAGAGCGCGCCGGGTGCCCTGCGCCTCGACGTTCTCCAGGGCGACGAGGTCCAGACCTGGCGCTACGAGGTCACCCCGGATCGCGGCCGCGTGGGGGTCGGCATACTGAGCGCGACCCTGGGTCTGGACGGCCACTTGGACGCAGGAGACCTGAGCTGGCGGGCGCGCGGCTACGTCGAGACGCCCGTCGGCGAGGGCAAGTTGTATGCCGCCGCCGACAGGGACGGCCTGCCCGGAACGGACAACCCCAATGTCCGCGCCCCGGTCTACGGTGACGCGAGCACTGAGGAGACGCCCCTTCAGGGCATCGACCCCGTCGCTGCCGTCTACGACCACCCGGCCTTCCGGGCCGCCTACCGGAGCGCGCCGCTGCCGGTCAGCGTCCTGCCTGTGGGCGAGCAGCTCACGGCCCTGACCGTGACGACGAAGGGCACCCCGGCCGTCTCCGCCTTTGTGGCGGCGGTGCCGGGTGACCGCGTCTCGGGGGTGGAGGTTACGCCCTCCGGCACCCGCATCCTGCGTCTCCCCGACGGCGGCCTCGTGGACAGCAGCGAGACGCTGGAGGTCGTGACCCGCGAGCGTGGCACCGGCAAGGAGTTGGGGCGACGGATCCTGGTGCGTAACGTGGACTACACCGTCGACTACCCCACGGGGATCGTCACGCTGGTGCGGGCGCTCGACCGGGTGGACGAGAACTTCAACGACGTGCGGGTGCTCGCCTCCTACCGCCTGGTGGGGAAGACCGCCGGGCGCAGCCTGGCCTATGGTGCCCAGATTCAACAGCAGGGGGAGACCTACAGTGTCGGCGCGGCGGTCGTCAACCTCGACGGCCGGACGACCTTCGGCGTGCGCGGCACCTTCGACGACGGCACCACCCGCGCGGACACCCGCCTCGCCTCCTCCGGCGGGCTGCAGGCGAGCGCGGACCTCCAGACCCGCGTCGGGAACGGCCCCGCCTCCTTCCGGGTGCGGTACCAGGACGCCAGCTACGCGGGCCTCGCGCCTTTCGCCGTCGGCCTGAGCGTGGGCGGGTCGTACTCCGCGCGGCTGGGGGGGAACCTGAACGCCACCCTCGACGGTGAGTATCACCGCACCCCGACCTCCACGGGCGGCAGCGTGACCGCCCGCGCCGACTCCCGCTTCGGCCCCTTCAGCGTGGGTGGCGGCCTGAAATCGGCCTTCGGGGACACCGCCGGGCTGGGGGCCGTCCTGGGCGCCGGGTACCACCAAAAGCCCCTCGACGTGGACGTGGCCCACACCCAGCCCCTGAGCGGAAACCTTGACCCCGTGACCACCTTCAACGTCCGCTACCGCCTGAACGATCAGGTCACCCTGGGTCTGAAGGACGAGGTCACCTGGGGCAAGAGCCAGACGGCGGTCCTGAGCCTCGACACCACCCTGGGCCGCACGAACTACGCCGTGGGGTACGAACTGCCCACCGCGAGTGGGGCGGGGAACCGGGCCCGTTTTGGGGTTTCCACCTCCCTACCGTTAAATGACCGCACCACTCTGGGGCTGCGCGGCAGCGCCCTCTACGATGTGGGAGCGGGGCAGGCCGAACTGGCGGGCGGCGCCGACCTGAACTACAAGGCCGAGACGTTCAGCGTGGCGGGCGGCGTCGACCTCACCCTCAAGGGGGGGCAGGCCAACGCCGTACTCCGCGGCGGGATCACCGGCAGCGTGACGTCCAACCTCACCCTGACGGCCGACGGCTTGGTCGCATTCGGGATGGGTGGTAACGGCCAGCGCTTGGCCCTGGGGTATGCCTACCGTAACCGCACCCTGAACAGCCTGGGCTATGCCCGCCTCGTGCGCGGAACGCTGGCGGGGAACAATCCCGAGTTGAGCACCGGCCTGAGTGCCGAGTACCGCCAGCCGACTTGGGCTGTGCGCGGCGGGGTGGACACGCGCACGCTGCTGAATGATTCGGGGAGCTTTACCGCTCAGGCCTCTCTCGGCGGGACGGCCTACCTGACCGACCGCTTCGGCGTGGGGGCGTGGGGCCGTCTGCTCACCCAGCCCTCGACGGACACGACGCTGCTTGGTTACGGCCTGGAGGCCAGTGCGCGCGCCCTGCCGGGTACCTGGCTGACCGCCGGGTACAACTTCAAAGGGTTCGAGGGCCTGCCGAGCGCAGGTACGTACACGAAACAAGGCGCTTACCTGCGCCTGGATTTGACTCTAGATGAAACCGTGGGAGGCAGGAAGTGA